One genomic window of Saccopteryx bilineata isolate mSacBil1 chromosome 4, mSacBil1_pri_phased_curated, whole genome shotgun sequence includes the following:
- the AMN gene encoding protein amnionless: protein MGALGRLLLWLRLCALTRAAYKIWVPNTDFDAADNWSQNRTPCAGAAVEFPANKMVSVLVREDHHVLDMLLPLDGEFVLASGAGFSAADTSSDPDCSAGAPALFLDPDRFSWHDPLLWRSGDVAHGLFSVDAERVPCRHDDVVFPADGSFRVGLGPRARPLRVNSVWALGQKFTRDEDLAAFLASRAGRLRFHGPGALSVGPEACVDPSGCVCGNTEVQPWICAALLQPLGGHCPQAACHDALRPEGQCCDLCGAIVSLSHGPAFDLEQYRARLLHNFLTLAQYQELQVAVSKVPRPPRPREATRAEAGTEIQVVLLETRSETGGAGRLARALLADVAEHGEALGVLSATVQESGAPIGAGSAAGLHRPGSLAGLAGGVAGALCLLLLVLPAGALWLHRTGRLRWRRLDEASGAPLGFHNPVFDVAGSSEQPPQPLAPQADAKSFSQIYFVNPLFAEAEA from the exons ATGGGCGCGCTCGGCCGGCTGCTGCTGTGGCTGCGGCTCTGTG cgcTGACCCGGGCCGCCTACAAGATCTGGGTCCCCAACACCGACTTCGACGCTGCGGATAACTGGAGCCAGAACCGGACCCCGTGCGCCGGCGCCGCTGTCGAGTTCCCAGCGAACAAG ATGGTGTCAGTTCTGGTGCGAGAAGATCACCACGTCTTGGACATG CTCCTGCCGCTGGACGGGGAGTTCGTCCTGGCTTCGGGAGCCGGATTCAGCGCTGCAGACACCAGCTCCGACCCGGACTGCAGCGCAG GCGCCCCCGCGCTCTTCCTCGATCCGGACCGCTTCTCGTGGCACGACCCGCTCTTGTGGCGCTCCGGGGACGTGGCACATGGCCTCTTCTCCGTGGATGCGGAACGCGTGCCTTGCCGCCACGACGACGTCGTCTTCCCGGCAGACGGCTCCTTTCGGGTGGGCCTGGGCCCGCGCGCCCGCCCCCTGCGCGTGAACAGCGTCTGGGCTCTGGGCCAG AAGTTCACGCGCGACGAGGATCTGGCTGCTTTCCTGGCTTCCCGCGCCGGCCGCCTGCGCTTTCACGGGCCCGGCGCGCTGAGTGTGGGCCCGGAAGCCTGTGTCGACCCGTCGGGCTGCGTCTGCGGCAACACGGAG GTGCAGCCATGGATCTGCGCGGCCCTGCTCCAGCCCCTGGGCGGCCACTGTCCCCAGGCCGCCTGCCACGATGCTCTCCGGCCCGAAGGGCAGTGCTGCGACCTCTGCG GAGCCATTGTGTCGCTGTCCCACGGTCCCGCCTTTGACCTGGAGCAGTACCGAGCGCGGCTGCTGCACAACTTCCTGACCTTG GCTCAGTACCAGGAACTGCAGGTGGCCGTGTCCAAGGTGCCGCGTCCGCCCCGGCCCCGCGAAGCCACGAGGGCGGAGGCCGGCACGGAGATCCAGGTGGTGCTTCTGGAGACCCGGTCCGAGACGGGCGGTGCTGGGCGGCTGGCCCGGGCCCTCCTGGCTGACGTTGCTGAACACG GAGAGGCCCTCGGGGTCTTGTCGGCGACCGTCCAAGAGTCGGGCGCGCCCATCGGGGCCGGTTCGGCGGCAGGTCTGCACCGGCCCGGGTCGCTCGCGGGATTGGCGGGCGGCGTGGCGGGCGCGCTGTGCCTGTTGTTACTGGTGCTGCCGGCGGGGGCGCTGTGGCTGCACCGCACCGGGAGGCTCAG GTGGAGGAGGCTGGACGAGGCCTCCGGGGCGCCGCTGGGCTTCCACAACCCCGTGTTCGATGTGGCAGGCTCCTCGGAGCAG CCCCCACAGCCTCTGGCCCCCCAGGCTGACGCCAAGAGCTTCAGCCAGATCTACTTCGTTAACCCGCTGTTTGCAGAAGCCGAGGCCTGA